Within the Candidatus Limnocylindrales bacterium genome, the region CGACTTCGAAGGACTGATGGTTGGCAAGATCCAGGGCGAAATGGGTATCCCCCTGACCGACATCGCCAAGTTCAACGTGAAGGGCGAGGTGCTCGTGTATCGCAAGAACGGCGATCTGGTGAAGATCCCGCTTGTCGAGGCGCAGGAGCACGCGCGGCCGGAATGTCATCATTGCGGTGACTTTTCGGCCGAGCTCGCCGATGTGTCGTGCGGCGGCGTGGGTTGCATGGGGTGGACGATCACGATCACGCGGACCGATTTGGGACGGCGCGTCATGCAGGAGCTGATCGAAGCCGACGTGATCGAAGTGAAACCGATCGACGAGTTCGAAAGCTCGCTCAAAGTGCTGCTGCGTCTTGCGCGCCGCCAGCACCAGCGCGTGCCGGCGGGCACGACGAGCAACAATTCGTTCGTGCGTCCTCCGTATTACCGCCCCGCACCGAACGCGTAAGCTCACGCAACGCCGCACCGCAGCGACGATGTTGGCTTGACTCAACCTTGTGCCGACGATTACCTTCTCCGCGGTTTCGGCCGTTCGGCTGACATATTTTACCGCTCGTTCTGCCTTTGGGAGGGCTCATGAAAAGTTGGAGAAAGCTCGGCATCGCCGGGCTCGCAGCAGTCGCTTTGGCTTTTGGCGTTCAGCGGGCGGATGCGCGGTGCATCGACCCCAACACGAATACGGTCGAAACCGCGGCCGATTGCCGCTTTGCCACCGGTGGTACGGGCGATGTCTGCCGCGTTGCAGTCGGCCTCCCGCAGGACTCTTCTGGAACGCCGTTCGTCGATCCCAAGAAGATCGTCTGCATTGACGGCGAGGCTTGCGACGCCGACGGCACCGCCGACGGCACGTGCACGTTCCGCGTCGGCATCTGTGTGAACGTACCGAACGGCGGCTGTGACACCGCTCCCATTACGGCGTCCCTGCTCAGCAAGCCGGGCGTCAAGGAAGCCACCAACGCGTTCAAAACGCCTCTGGCCGTCTATAACCAGATCACGCTGGAGAACGGACTGGCCAGTCTCGAAGGCTCGGCGGTCAACGCATGCACCGACGCCGACCTGCCGGTCAAGGTGAATCTCAAGCTCAAAGGCGCGTGCGCGAGCGGCGGCGGCTGTACGAGCGACCTCGAATGTACCGCCGACGAGACCGACTCGTGCATTTTCTCGGCGAAGAAGAACAAGGCGAACGTCTCGTTCAGCGTAAGCGACGCCGCGGATGACTACGGCGTCAAGTTCAAGCTGACCTGCGCGCCGTCGGCGACCAATCCGGCGCATGCCTTCGTGATCGCGGACTCCAACGACCTGATCGGCGGCCCGCTCGCGATGGGCAGGGTCGGCGACTTCATGATCCGCAATGGCAACGTGCGCGCCGTCGTACGCGCGCCGGGCCGCCAGCACTCGTTCATGCTGCTCAACGGCGGCGAGATCATGGACGCGGATCTCGTGCGCAGTGACCCCTCCGAGGATCGCGACAGCTTCAAGGGCATCCAGCCGGAGATCAACATCTGCTCGTCACAGGCGACGACCAACGTCGACGTGCTCAACGCCGGAACGGATCCGGAGCTCTCGCCGGCCGCGATCATCGAGTCGAGCGGCGACGACGATCTGTTCGACCCGATCAAGCCCGACGTCCTCGTGACCGCGGCCAACAGCGCGCTGACCGTGCCCGCCGAAGCCAACGACGTCGACATCCCGATCTCCGTGAAAACGCACCTGATCCTGAGCCCGTACTCGAACGTCATCGAGATGGCGACGACGATCACGAACAACGGGGGCAGCGGCACCGCCCACTACTTCATGGGCGACTTCATCAATCCCGGTGGTCAGCTCGAGCCGTTCGGGCCCGGGCAGGGCTACGGCGAAACGCAGATTCGAAACGGCAGCAACACGGCATCGCCCGGGCAGACGCTCGACTTCCTTGCGTTCCAGGGACGCATGGACGCCGCCGGCCTGACGTACGGTGTCGTCTTCCCGCAGGCTGGCGCATCGCCGCAGGTGGGCGCGACCAAGACCGGGACTTTCGCATCCTCGGGCGTGTACGCCTACGTGAGCAACAACAACCTGTTCGACACGCTGTTCGGGAACATGAACGCCAAGGACCAGGGTGGCTTTGCCGTCACCGGCAATGGAGGTGAGAAAACCTTCCGCCGCTGGTTCGTGATCGGGAAGACGATCTCCGACGTGACGAAGGCTCATACCGAGATTTTCCTGCGGCCGAAGTCCGCTCTTCAGGGATTCGTGAAAGACACCGACGGCAATCCGGTCGCCGATGCGCACGTGACCCTGGTCAAGAACGGCAACACCATCAACGGCTCCTGCAGTCCCAACACGGACTGTCACGACATCTTCACGTCCACGCTGACCGATGAAAACGGGTTCTACCGCTTCATCATTCCGGCGGGCGATTACGACATCTACTACCGCAAGGGCGGGACGCCGTATCCGGGTCACGACGACGTTCCGACGCTGCTGGCGGGAGTCATCACGGAAGAGAAGAAGACCACGGTTGCGGCGGATCTCGTGCTGCCAAAGACCGGTACGGTAACCGTCAACGTCGTGGACGAGCTCGGGAACCCGATCGCAGCGAAAGTTTCGATCGTCGGACCGCAGGCAAGTCCTGACCCGCTCAACAGAGAGCCGTTCGTCATTCCCCAGTTCGGCCGCTTCTTCGGTTATGATTTCGAGGAGAAGGGCGACGTATTCGGCCTTGCGGAAGCGAAGTTCGCCGATGCAAGTGGCACGACCGGCACGTTCGACCTCGAGCCGGGCACGTACCGCGTGGTCGTCTCGCACGGTTACGAATACGACGCCGACAATCAGGCACTGGTGGTGACCGAAGGCGCCAATACGACGATCAATGCGGTGGTGCGCCACGTGGTCGATACGACCGGCTTCGTGTCGATCGATACCCACGTTCACATGATCAACAGCCCGGACAGCACGATCACCCGCGAGCGCCGCATCACGTCGATGATCGCCGAAGGCGTGGATTTCTTCGTGAACACCGATCACGATTTCATCCATTCGCTGGCGGACGAGATCTCGAGCATGGGCGTCGGCTCGCTGATCGCGAACTCTCCGTCGGACGAAGTCACGACCAGCCACTACGGTCATTTCAACGTCTGGCCGCTGACGGTCGATAGCGCCCAGCTTGCCGGCGGTGCGATCGACTGGAGTGCCCATCTCGGGATCGGAACCGGCTACCCGTCCGGTGGGTTCTATGATTCGCTGCCGAGCGAGATCTTCACCGTCGGTGCTGCGTATCCGGGCACGCAGGTTGTCCAGGTCAACCACTTCAACAGCGGGACGCTCGGCCACTTCAATGCGCTCGGCATCGATACCGCGCAGAACCCGCCGATCAGCAGCAATGACGTGTATCGTTGCGTTGGCGGACCCGACGCGCCGACGAGCGGTTTTGGCAAGCCTTGCCAGATCCGGATCTGCCTTGGTGGCGTCAACGACGGCAACACCTGCACCGGTGCCGGCGACTGTACCGGTGGAACGTGCGGGGCCGGTAGCGCCTGTCAGGCGCCCGGAGTCTGCACGGCGGCCGGTAACCTCAGCAGTTACCTCCGCTTGCCGCCGAGCTCGACCAACCTGTACGGTGACAACTTCACGGCCCTCGAGGTCTGGATCGAAGCCAGCCGCGGGCAGACTGCGCTGCTGCGCGGTGACAACATGGCCGACTGGTTCAACCTGCTGAGCCAGGGCCGTTTCCGCGCCGGCACGGCGGACTCGGACACGCACAGCTCGATCTCGGTCCAGGCAGGCGGTCCGCGTACGTTCGTCGCATCGTCGACGGATGCGCCGGGGTCCATCAGCGCGGAAGAGCTCGCGCAGAACGTCAACGGGATGCGTGCCATCGGATCGAACGGCCCGTTCATGCGAGTCTCGCTCAACGGAACGGCGTCCCAGGCGCTGGGCAGCCCGCGGACGACCACGTACCTGCCGGGCGTAGACGCGAACACGATCTCGGTTCATGTCGAGGCTCCGACGTGGGCCGAATACGATACGATCGACGTGTACATCAACTCGCCCACGAGCTGTCAGTCGGAGTGGACGTTCTTCGGATCCGTCAATCCGTCGAAGTGCTCGACGGTGGTTCCGCAGAAGACGCTGACGAAGGCGCTGGTTGCGGACGCGACGCACTTCACCGTCGGGACATCGACAGGCGTTTCGGGCTTCGGCACGCGCCTGGTCTCCGACGTTTCCATTCCGGTGACGGTCGCGGCCGACTCGTGGGTCGTCGTGGTCGTGCGCGGCACCGATGGCGTGTCGCATCCGCTGTTCCCGATCGAGCCGCAGGACATCAGCGAGACCGGCAACGACACGCTGTCGCAGCTCACCGATGGCGGCGCGGCGCTGCCGTGGAACCTGAACGAGAGCGGCCAGCTTGCGCTCGCGTACTCGAACCCGCTGTTCTTCGACGACGGCGACAACACGTGCACTTTCAGCAATGGAAGTGCAGCCTGTCCGCTCTGAGACTGGAACCGACCGTAAGGTTGGTGCAAGAAGAAGCGGGGGTCCCCATGGGGCCCCCGCTTTTTTCTTTTGAGGAGACAGATGCTGAAGCGTCGGGTTCTTTTTTCGCTGTGTGTCCTGTCACTGGCCGTCTCTTCCCGAGCCGAGATCACGCCCGAACCTGGCACGCTGTTCGAGTTCGCGAAGAAGGCGTGGGTCGTGGGTGTCGTATCGCTCGGCCATCCGCAGTCATTCGACAACGGCGGAATCCTGGCCTTCCCGGCGCAGATCGATGAGCTCGTGTGGTCGCGCGGCGCGACGCCGCAGACGCTGACGCTGATGTACGACGTTCCCAGGGAAGAGAAGAACACCCCGTACTTCAAGGAGCACGACGTGTTTCTGGCTCCGTTTCGCCAGCTTCCGGATTACTCGTCCTGGCGCGAGAAGCTGCCGGGCAAACGCCGTTACCAGGTCTACGGCGGCCGCCGATACGTGTTCCGCGGCGACGACATTCCGCAAGTGAAACGGATCCTTGCCGATTTTCTCGCAGCGTCGGACGCGAAGGCGAGCGACCACGAAGTCGCCGAAGTGCGCGTCGTCATAACTGCCCTCGGCTCCGGCAACGCGGTCGTTCGTGAGGACGCCGCCAGGTTCCTGACCAGCTATCCGAATCTCGCACGCGACTTCGCAGACTCCGATGTTGCGCCGCTTGCTGCCTATCTTGGCGGGGACGCGCCGTTCGAGGAGAAGATGCCGCTCGTCGACGCGCTTGCTGCGGCGAAGGTGACGGCGATCAAGCCGTCTCTGGCAGAGCTCGGAAAGAGGGACGATGCGTCCGGAGCTGTCGGCCTCCGCGGCCTCGCCGGTTTCGGTGAGTGGCCGCAGACCGGTCGTCTCCTCGAGCTGTCGCGCTCGTCTTCCAAGGAGATGCGATGCTATGCCGCAGAGGCGCTTGGCCGACGTGCAGCAACGGATCCCCAGGCGATGCAGCGGGTGAAGGATCTTTTCGTCCAGCAGGAAGATCCCAGGATCATCGACAGCGTCGGCGTAGGTCTTGCACACAGCGGCGGTGAGAACGTCATCGTGTTTCTCGGCGAGGCGCTCGCACGCGGTGATGCGACCAGTATATCGGCCGGCAAATCCCTGGCCGCCATCGGCGGACCGGCAGCTACCGCAGTGCTGAAGAAGACGCTCGAAGAAAAGCAGGGGCCGGCGGCGACTGCGGCGGCCAACGGGCTCCGCAGCATGGAAGGATGCCCGGACTGCGGCGTCATCCTCGAGACCCAGTATAAACAGCATCCGGATCCGGAAGTCCGCAGCCTCATCGGCATCATTCTGGGCGTCCGGCTGCAGCATAAGCATTGATCCGAAAGGCGAGAGGTGTGCAGTGAAACCATCGCGGAAAATCCGAAACGTCTTCGTCGCAGCACTTCTTTCGTTCGCAGCGACCGCAACTGCCGAGAACGCGGAACCAAAGACCATCTACGAAGCAGCCGAGAAATCCTGGGCCGTCGGAACCGTTCAGCTCGGCCGCGCGCTCAAGTTCCGCCAGGGACAGCTGCTGGCGTTTCCGTCCACGATCAATGAGCTGCTGTGGGCTCCGAAGAAGACCAAGCCGCGCAACCTGATGTTCATCTACGAAGTACCGGAGGCAGAAAAAGACCATCCGTACTACAACGAGCACGACGTATTCTTCGCGCCGATCCGACTGCTGTCCGAGCATGCGTACTGGAAGGACAACCTGCCCACCACGCGCCGCCATGATGTGGCCGGTCGTCGCTACGTGTTCCGCGGCGACGACATTGCCGAAGCGAAGAAGATCCTCGGAGGCTTCCTGCCCGCGACCGAGCTGCACGGCCGCGACAGGTGGAAGGGAGAGGTCCGCGGGTTAGTGGCTGCGCTCGGTGCGCACAACGCGGTGCTGCGCGAGGATGCCGTCGTGTTCCTGTCGTCTTTGCCGCAACTGAAGGATGGATTCGAAGACACCGACGTTGCGGCCGTGGCGAGCTACCTCTCGGGCGATGCGCCGGCAGCGGAAAAGACGAAGCTCATCGACGCCGCCGCCGCGGCCAACCTGACAGCGCTCAAGCCCACTTTCGACGAGCTCGCCAAGCGGACCGACACGGTGGGCGCGGCGGCCCGCAAAGCGGCCGACCGTCTCGGCGGCGTCGCGGACCAGGCGCAGGCCGCCCAGCACTGAGACCGCAGTTTGAAATCGGGGACAGACACCGATTTCGGGAAATCGGTGTCTGTCCCCGATTTCTCCGAACCGGACACGGTCGCCCGGATGGCGGGGGCCGGCTTACGCGGACAACCGCCACAGACGCATTGCGCCAGTGCAGGGTTTCGTCTACTAACCAGCGATTGCGCAGGCTCAGACGATGACAATTTACGAT harbors:
- a CDS encoding carboxypeptidase regulatory-like domain-containing protein, translating into MKSWRKLGIAGLAAVALAFGVQRADARCIDPNTNTVETAADCRFATGGTGDVCRVAVGLPQDSSGTPFVDPKKIVCIDGEACDADGTADGTCTFRVGICVNVPNGGCDTAPITASLLSKPGVKEATNAFKTPLAVYNQITLENGLASLEGSAVNACTDADLPVKVNLKLKGACASGGGCTSDLECTADETDSCIFSAKKNKANVSFSVSDAADDYGVKFKLTCAPSATNPAHAFVIADSNDLIGGPLAMGRVGDFMIRNGNVRAVVRAPGRQHSFMLLNGGEIMDADLVRSDPSEDRDSFKGIQPEINICSSQATTNVDVLNAGTDPELSPAAIIESSGDDDLFDPIKPDVLVTAANSALTVPAEANDVDIPISVKTHLILSPYSNVIEMATTITNNGGSGTAHYFMGDFINPGGQLEPFGPGQGYGETQIRNGSNTASPGQTLDFLAFQGRMDAAGLTYGVVFPQAGASPQVGATKTGTFASSGVYAYVSNNNLFDTLFGNMNAKDQGGFAVTGNGGEKTFRRWFVIGKTISDVTKAHTEIFLRPKSALQGFVKDTDGNPVADAHVTLVKNGNTINGSCSPNTDCHDIFTSTLTDENGFYRFIIPAGDYDIYYRKGGTPYPGHDDVPTLLAGVITEEKKTTVAADLVLPKTGTVTVNVVDELGNPIAAKVSIVGPQASPDPLNREPFVIPQFGRFFGYDFEEKGDVFGLAEAKFADASGTTGTFDLEPGTYRVVVSHGYEYDADNQALVVTEGANTTINAVVRHVVDTTGFVSIDTHVHMINSPDSTITRERRITSMIAEGVDFFVNTDHDFIHSLADEISSMGVGSLIANSPSDEVTTSHYGHFNVWPLTVDSAQLAGGAIDWSAHLGIGTGYPSGGFYDSLPSEIFTVGAAYPGTQVVQVNHFNSGTLGHFNALGIDTAQNPPISSNDVYRCVGGPDAPTSGFGKPCQIRICLGGVNDGNTCTGAGDCTGGTCGAGSACQAPGVCTAAGNLSSYLRLPPSSTNLYGDNFTALEVWIEASRGQTALLRGDNMADWFNLLSQGRFRAGTADSDTHSSISVQAGGPRTFVASSTDAPGSISAEELAQNVNGMRAIGSNGPFMRVSLNGTASQALGSPRTTTYLPGVDANTISVHVEAPTWAEYDTIDVYINSPTSCQSEWTFFGSVNPSKCSTVVPQKTLTKALVADATHFTVGTSTGVSGFGTRLVSDVSIPVTVAADSWVVVVVRGTDGVSHPLFPIEPQDISETGNDTLSQLTDGGAALPWNLNESGQLALAYSNPLFFDDGDNTCTFSNGSAACPL